The Pseudoalteromonas rubra region AAAGTGTAGTTAAAATAGCTTTGGTCATAGTGAGTGATCTTGTTACAGATTTTTTGTAAGTCATTCAATTCAGTTTTTTTGAAAAGTTCGCACTGTTTTGAAGTAAGAATGATTCCGGCATTGTAGTAGACAGGGCGATTGTCTTGCTGTGGCCAGTTAACCTTGCCGAGTTCCTGTTGGATCATCTCAATATCAGGCGCTCGCTCTTGTTTTACCCCTTCGTTAAACCAGTACGCTTTACTCGTATCAGGGTAAAGTTCAAACACATCCCTTGCATGAGGCGTGATCAACACGTCGGCATCAACGTATAGCACTCTGTCATATTCCTCAAGGAGCGCGCCAATTCTTAACTTCTCAGTCCAGGCCGGGCTGGCGTTATATCGTGGGTTATCTATTTTGATGGGGTAGCGCAATGAGTCTGAAATGATGAGATCAGCACCTACCTTTTTAGCATATATTTCGAAGGTTTTAAGTGCAGCACGATACATAGGGTTATTACCTATGGCCAATGTAAATATTGCTTTTTTCAAGTGTTTTCCCCTGATATTGATGTGAATGCTGCTGTATTGTACCTGTGCTTTGCACAAGGTTGTCATTAGATATGAAAATGCTCATTTTGGCAATGTTGTAACTGAACATCCCAGTTTAGCGTTCATTAGAATGACATAGGGCTAAAATAGTTCAGATAACGAAGTGCAAATAAGTTATCACACTCCGCCAGTTCATAGTCGTATTTATATCCGTATCGCAGTTGGATTTGCGACACATGTTCAGTGGGTAGCCAAAGTAGGATGCTGTAACTAAGTTTGCAAAGTCTATAAACTTAGCGCCAGTATCCTAATGAGGGGACTAGCCTAATGGGAGAGGCGTGACTAGATGCTAAAGCAGGTCGTTACGCAGCGGATATCAGAGAATATCCTTCAATGTCGCTGAGCGAAATTGTCTTTGCAAAAATAATCTGATCCGGTGTTTTGCGTTCCGAGTAAAGGTGCTTCTGCCGGAATGTTGTCCTTTGTTCAGGATGGCAATCTCACTTTCGAAGCTAATATCTTCTGAGACGGGATACGGTTTGATACCGACTACGCGTAGTCCGATTTCACCGTGAAATTGCAGGTCGACATCCACAGGTCGATAAAAAGGCTTGCGGTTGAGTAATTTCTTAGCGCCAGCCAGGCTGATAAGATAGCCTTGAGTGCCGTTTGGTACTTTCTTGTAGTTACCTAGGGTAAATTGTTCATTGAGCGCTCGCGTATCAATAAAAGGGTTGGCGCGATTATCGGATAATTTGATCATATCCCAGCCTTTCAGGTCTGGAATGAGAGCCAACAATGGTGCCAGGCTGTCTTCAATATGCAGATCATCTTCAAGTACGAGCGCATAAGGCAGGTTTTCGTTGACTACTTTTTCATAGATACGATAGTGGCTAATGTAGCAGCCAATTTCACCTGGTGTCAGGTGTCTGTGATAGCGTTGCAAATTAGCTTCTTGGTCATACCAGGTTGCTACTTCTGATTCAGGCAGCTGCTTGCCGTTGGTGGCAGAAAAACGGCTAGCATCCAGCCCTACTTCTTGTAAGCGAGTATAGGTTGTTTGCCATCTGTCTTCACAGCCATCCATATTGATAATAAAAATAGGAGGTTGCATCATTGTGTTTACTACGAAATTACTCAGGACGATGTCATTAAAGTGTCACCTGCTTATTTGAACAGATCCAGGTATCGTTCGGCAAGGTATTCTGGCTCTATTGCGCAAATAATCTCAGCTTCATTAAGGCTTGTTGAGTGACTGGTAATAACTTGACAATGGGTCGTTAGAGGGGCGACCAGTGAAAAAGGAGAAGTGCCCAGACCAACTAATGCCAGCGTCGGTATATTGCATGCGGATGCAATATGCATTGGTCCTGAATCTATAGTAATCATTGCATCCATGGCTGAGATTGTATCGACTAGCTCGCCTAATGAGGTTGTACCGGCGAGATTAGTTGCTTCAATATTTTTTCTAGCAAGCTGTTGCCTCAACTCTTCAGCGTCATGGTGTTCGCTGCTATCGCCCAGTAAATACAAATGTGTCTGAGTCTGAGCAACAATTTTCGTCAACGCGTTTGCTGCAAGATGCACCGGGTAGTGACGCGTGGCCTTGTTCTTGCCGCCAATATAAACTGCGGTTGCATGAGGCTCCGGGTGTGTCAGTTGAGCTTTGTTTGCTCTAAGTCGCGGTAAAGAGAAACTCTGCAGTGGTTTCCCATGTGCGTCATTTACCAGACGACAATAGCGAAAGATATAATGATGACATTCATTGAGTTTAAGCGGATGAGAAAGTAAAGGTTTGCGGCCATTCTGAGCATAGCCAACCACATAACGGATCCCTGCCAGTTTTGCCAATACTGCTTCTATGAATGAACCACGTAACAGTACCGCCATGGAGAATTGAGAGGCTTTCAGTGTTTTGGCGAAGCGATATAAACCGATACGCTCATTTGGATGATAGCGAGCATCTTCTATCAACTCAAAGTCATATCCTTCAGCCCTTTCCAACACGTCGCGCATGTAGGGGCGAATAAGTAAGCACACCTTTTTTCCTGGATACAAGTTATTGAGCAGCTCGATCGCAGGTAATGAGTTGATAGCGTCGCCAATAAAGCGAGGAAGTATCACTAAAATGGGACCATTGATGTTATTAGGCTCGATGGCTTTCTTGGACATGGGTTTTCTTGTTATGGGCACTGATCCAAACTAGTATACCCAAAGCGAATGAACAAAATCATCCTTGTCCTACAAATTTATACAAAAGTTAAAAAATGAAAAACACTAAAAGTTGTCACTGGTTACTGAAAAACCTCAGTCGCGTCACTGTGCTTGATTGCGGCATGCTCAAACCAGGAACAAAAGGAAATTATGTGCCATCGGGGATCATTGCGGGGGCAAAACGTTTTGATATCAGCCACGCCTTTAGTGATGTCACTGGCGCATGTCCCAATACAATGTGCAGCGCAGCGCAATTTCAGCGTGGCGTCAGGGCATTGGGAATTAACCAGCAGGATACTGTGGTTGTTTACGACAATTTTGCTTTATTCAGTGCTGCCCGGGCCTGGTGGATGTTTAAGGCTATGGGGTTTGAGCAGGTTTATGTGCTGGACGGGGGCTTAGTCAAGTGGCTTGAACTGGGCTTACCTGTTGCTACTGACTATGGGCATAGCAGTGAACCCGGAGATTTCGTCGCCGATCCTCAAAGAGGTTACTTCATTGATAAGCATGACGTGTTAGAAGCGATAGATAGCCCTGAAGTATTATTACTGGATGCACGCAGCCCGGCGCGGTTTAGCGGCCAGGAACGAGAACCCCGCGTGGGGATACGCAGTGGCCATATTCCGGGCAGTGCGAATGTCCATTATGCGAGCGTGCTGGATGACAGTGGGTTAATTAAACCGAAAGCGCAGTTACGGGCTTTATTAACGGAAGCCGGGGTTATTAACCAGGCCTTACAATTTAGCTGTGGCTCCGGGGTCACGGCCTGCATTTTGGCCATGATTGCGGATGAGTGTGGGTTTTACCCTTTATCTGTTTATGACGGGTCCTGGAGTGAATGGGGGCAAGACGCAAGTCTGCCTGTTGCCACTTGCCCCACATAACACTTTACTAATCTAGTAGACCAGCTCCTGAAGTTCACTGGGCTGGTTGAGAGCTGGAAAGTACAAGGTCTGCATGTTTTTAGCGCTGAGTGCACTGTGCAACGGCAAGGTAGCAATGCCCTTGAGGGCAATGTTGGCGACGTCCGGGGTTTTGACCAGTCGCACCACCTGGCGTTCGCCAAACTGCGCAATGGACGGAATGAACGGGCGTAATTCAGATGTGAGCTTATCAA contains the following coding sequences:
- a CDS encoding glycosyltransferase; translation: MKKAIFTLAIGNNPMYRAALKTFEIYAKKVGADLIISDSLRYPIKIDNPRYNASPAWTEKLRIGALLEEYDRVLYVDADVLITPHARDVFELYPDTSKAYWFNEGVKQERAPDIEMIQQELGKVNWPQQDNRPVYYNAGIILTSKQCELFKKTELNDLQKICNKITHYDQSYFNYTLHRHNIAHETLDRSFNRMDMFGHDDYLEADFIHYAGKGYAKNNRRRDVQFIRDFAQFYKGIVDDAEIATLKAHAWTLYLEKIHKKYPLPNFILTQLCQWYVPR
- a CDS encoding glycosyltransferase family 25 protein — protein: MMQPPIFIINMDGCEDRWQTTYTRLQEVGLDASRFSATNGKQLPESEVATWYDQEANLQRYHRHLTPGEIGCYISHYRIYEKVVNENLPYALVLEDDLHIEDSLAPLLALIPDLKGWDMIKLSDNRANPFIDTRALNEQFTLGNYKKVPNGTQGYLISLAGAKKLLNRKPFYRPVDVDLQFHGEIGLRVVGIKPYPVSEDISFESEIAILNKGQHSGRSTFTRNAKHRIRLFLQRQFRSATLKDIL
- a CDS encoding glycosyltransferase family 9 protein; this encodes MSKKAIEPNNINGPILVILPRFIGDAINSLPAIELLNNLYPGKKVCLLIRPYMRDVLERAEGYDFELIEDARYHPNERIGLYRFAKTLKASQFSMAVLLRGSFIEAVLAKLAGIRYVVGYAQNGRKPLLSHPLKLNECHHYIFRYCRLVNDAHGKPLQSFSLPRLRANKAQLTHPEPHATAVYIGGKNKATRHYPVHLAANALTKIVAQTQTHLYLLGDSSEHHDAEELRQQLARKNIEATNLAGTTSLGELVDTISAMDAMITIDSGPMHIASACNIPTLALVGLGTSPFSLVAPLTTHCQVITSHSTSLNEAEIICAIEPEYLAERYLDLFK
- a CDS encoding sulfurtransferase, which translates into the protein MKNTKSCHWLLKNLSRVTVLDCGMLKPGTKGNYVPSGIIAGAKRFDISHAFSDVTGACPNTMCSAAQFQRGVRALGINQQDTVVVYDNFALFSAARAWWMFKAMGFEQVYVLDGGLVKWLELGLPVATDYGHSSEPGDFVADPQRGYFIDKHDVLEAIDSPEVLLLDARSPARFSGQEREPRVGIRSGHIPGSANVHYASVLDDSGLIKPKAQLRALLTEAGVINQALQFSCGSGVTACILAMIADECGFYPLSVYDGSWSEWGQDASLPVATCPT